GGCGGTCATCACCAGCACGTCCGGCGTGAGCCCCTTGCTCATCAGCGTGTGGCGCTGGAGCACGCCGAAGCGGTGCTGCTCGTCGATGACCACGAGCCCCAGCTTCTGGAAGGACACGCCGCCCTCCAGGAGCGCGTGCGTGCCCACGGCGAGGTGGATGTCCCCCTTCGCCACGGCCTCGCGCACCTCGCGCTTGTGCTTCGCGGTGCCCGCCGCGCTGATGAGCCCCACGCGGTAGCCCAGCGGCTCCAGGATGCGGCGGAAGGTGCGCTCGTGCTGTTCTGCCAGGATTTCGGTGGGGGCCATCACCGCCACCTGGTAGCCGTCCTGGAGCGCCACCATGCCGGACACGAGCGCCACGGCCGTCTTGCCGCTGCCCACGTCGCCCTGCACCAGCCGGTTCATGGGCTCCGGGCGCGCCATGTCCCGGGCGATGTCCCCCACCACGCGCGCCTGCGCGCCGGTGAGCTGGAAGGGCAGCGCGGCGCGGGCCTTGTCCAGCCGCTCCGGGGAGACGTCGAAGGCGATGCCCTCCTCCGCCTTGATGCCCTGGCGCTTCAGGGCCATGCCCAACTGGAGGAAGAACAGCTCGTCGAACGCGAGCCGGCGGTGCGCGGGGCTCTGATGCGCGTCCAGCGCCTCCAGGTCCGCGTCGTCGGGCGGGAAGTGGATGAAGCGCAGCGCGTCCGGCAGGCCCATCAGGTGGTAGCGGCGGCGCAGGTCCGCGGGCAGCGGCTCTTCCAGGTGGTGCGCGTGCTGCTCGCTGATGCGCGAGGCCAGCTCGCGGAAGGAGCGCTGCTCGCCGCGCTCGAAGCCCGGGTAGACGGGGACGATGCGGTGGAAGTGGACGGAGGTGGTGTTCTCCAGGTCCTCGGCGGGCTCCAGCTCCGGGTGGGCCATCTCCCGGCCGTTCATGGAGGCGCGCACTTCACCGGAGAGCACCAGCTGCTTGCCCACGGAGAAGCGGCTCTTGAGCCACGGCCCGGCGTTGAAATAGGTGGCGGCGATGCTGCCGGAGCGGTCACCCACGACAGCGCGGAACATGCGCTTGCCGCCGCGCCCCGGGACGAAGTCGGCCGTCTTGACGGTGCCCACCGTCACGCCGCGCTCGCCGGGGATGAGCTCCGCGATGGTGCGCAGCTTGCGGCGGTCCTCGTAACAGCGTGGCAACAGGAACAGGATGTCGCCGGTGCGGCGCAGGCCCTTCTTGTCGAGCACCGCGACGAGCCGTGGCCCCAGGCGCTTGCCCAGCGTCTTGAGCGGCGCGGACAGCGGGCCGGTGCGCGGCGCGATGGACAGCAGCTTCGCCTCGGAGCGGGACGCCTCCGCGCCCACAGCCTTGGCCTTCTTCTTCCGGGCCTTCTCCGTGGGGGCGCGGTCCGCTGGCGGCGCGCCCTTGCGAGGGTCGGTGCTCGCGTTCGGCTTCGCGCCCGGAGCACGGGCCGGTGCACCGGCGGGAACGGCTGCGTTCCGGGCCGCGGCCATGCGCGCGCCGTAGGGCTGGGCTTCACCTTGCGCGGGGCCATTCGCGGCGCCCCGGGAGGCCGCCATGCGCGCACCGTAGGGCACAGGCTCGCCCTTCGCCGGGCCCGGAGGCGCCGAGGCGCGGGGAACCGGCGGCATGGGGTCCTGCGAACGCCAGGGCGGCACGGTGTTGCCTTGCGCCTGCACCGTCCCTGGCGGTGGCGTCACCCGGCTGCGCGGCGGCGCGGGGATGAGCTCCCCCTCCAGCACGTGCGCACGCTCCGGCGACCGGGGGAACCCCGCGGCCACGGCGTTGATCTCCCCCGTGACGACCACCCGCTCCAGCTCCTCCGGCAGCACCACGCCGCTGAGCTTCAGCGCGCCCAGCACCTGGCGCAGCGCGGCCTTGCGGTGCTCCGGCGGCGTGGGCGGATCCACGTGCGGCAGCGCCGCCCTCAACTCCTCCAGGGCCCGCGCGTCCACGCTCCCGGCCGACGCCAGGGTGCGCTCCATCAACGTGCGCAAATCCCGCACGATCCCGAGCTGGGCGAAGTCACGCTGACACGCGTACTTGAGAGGTCCGACGAGGCTGGCGAGCGGGTGGTTCACGCGGGATTTCCAGCCTCCATCCTACGAAGCGCTCCTGACGCCGCGGGGAAAACGAAACCGGGGGAGCGAGCCATGGGCCCGCTCCCCCGAAGGACACCCGGCCAGCCGGGCACCCGCGCTAGCTGGCGGGCTCTTCCTTGGGGTCCTCGAAGCTGATGGAGACGACCTCCAGCTCACGCACGCCGCCGGGGCTCTGCACCGTGGCGATGTCGCCCACCTTCTTGCCGATGAGCGCGCGCGCCACCGGCGAGGTCACCGCGATCCACCGCTTCTTCAGGTCGGCCTCCGTCTCCCCGACCAGGCGGTAGCTGATGGTCTTGTCGTTCTCCGTGTCCACCAGCTCCACGGTGGCGCCGAAGACAACCTTGTCGCCGCCCAGCTTCGCCGGGTCGATGACCTCCGCGCGGGCAATCCAGTCGCCGAGGGTCAGGATGCGCCCCTCGATGTGCGACTGCTTCTCCTTGGCCGCGTGGTACTCCGCGTTCTCACGCAGGTCGCCGTGCGCACGGGCGACCTCGATTTCACGCGAAATCTTGCCCCGCTCCACGGACTGGAGGTGCTTCAGCTCGTCCTTGAGCTTCTGCAGACCGTGGGGGGTCATCGGGATGTTGTCGCTCCCGCTCATCGAACCACCGCTCCTTCCATCACCTGGCTGCGCATCGGA
The sequence above is drawn from the Corallococcus sp. NCRR genome and encodes:
- the recG gene encoding ATP-dependent DNA helicase RecG — protein: MNHPLASLVGPLKYACQRDFAQLGIVRDLRTLMERTLASAGSVDARALEELRAALPHVDPPTPPEHRKAALRQVLGALKLSGVVLPEELERVVVTGEINAVAAGFPRSPERAHVLEGELIPAPPRSRVTPPPGTVQAQGNTVPPWRSQDPMPPVPRASAPPGPAKGEPVPYGARMAASRGAANGPAQGEAQPYGARMAAARNAAVPAGAPARAPGAKPNASTDPRKGAPPADRAPTEKARKKKAKAVGAEASRSEAKLLSIAPRTGPLSAPLKTLGKRLGPRLVAVLDKKGLRRTGDILFLLPRCYEDRRKLRTIAELIPGERGVTVGTVKTADFVPGRGGKRMFRAVVGDRSGSIAATYFNAGPWLKSRFSVGKQLVLSGEVRASMNGREMAHPELEPAEDLENTTSVHFHRIVPVYPGFERGEQRSFRELASRISEQHAHHLEEPLPADLRRRYHLMGLPDALRFIHFPPDDADLEALDAHQSPAHRRLAFDELFFLQLGMALKRQGIKAEEGIAFDVSPERLDKARAALPFQLTGAQARVVGDIARDMARPEPMNRLVQGDVGSGKTAVALVSGMVALQDGYQVAVMAPTEILAEQHERTFRRILEPLGYRVGLISAAGTAKHKREVREAVAKGDIHLAVGTHALLEGGVSFQKLGLVVIDEQHRFGVLQRHTLMSKGLTPDVLVMTATPIPRTLAMTLYGDLDVSIIDQLPPGRTPITTRVFNNEQRARVYEAVGAELAKGHQAYVVYPLVEESEKLDLEDATQGATKLQAVFPNASVGLLHGRMKPEEKDAVMEAFRDKRIELLVCTTVVEVGVDVPNASVMVVESAERFGLSQLHQLRGRVGRGAAASFCFLVAGAARSWESTERLGVMERSSDGFVIAEKDLEIRGPGEFLGTRQSGLPELAVANLVRDGDLLSLAQAEARRIMDADPQLQKPDHQGLVKALEERWEGRLALARVG
- the greA gene encoding transcription elongation factor GreA is translated as MSGSDNIPMTPHGLQKLKDELKHLQSVERGKISREIEVARAHGDLRENAEYHAAKEKQSHIEGRILTLGDWIARAEVIDPAKLGGDKVVFGATVELVDTENDKTISYRLVGETEADLKKRWIAVTSPVARALIGKKVGDIATVQSPGGVRELEVVSISFEDPKEEPAS